Below is a genomic region from Citrobacter tructae.
TAATGCACGCTAACAACAGGAGTTTTTATGTTACTTAACTATATAGCATTAGCGATGCTCGTTTTCGTGTTCTTAATTATCTTTTATGGCGTACTGATATTGCATGATATCCCCTATGAAATTGCCAGGAAACGCAATCATCCCCACCTGGATGCTATTCATGTGGCCGGTTGGGTAAGCCTGTTTACGCTGCATGCAATCTGGCCATTTCTGTGGATATGGGCAACGTTATACAGCGACAAAAATGGCTGGCATGGACATTCTCCGCGCAATGACACGGAGGTGCTCACTGCACGCATCGCATCATTAGAGAAAACACTTGAACAAATGGCACCCTGCGACGTGCAGGAATCGAAGGTAAACTGAACGTGGAAACATTATTAATATTAACCTACGCTGCTATTGTTTATGTCATTTTCAAAATATTTAAAGTGCCATTGAATAAATGGACGGTACCGTCGGCGGTACTCGGTGGAATAGTCATGCTGGGGGCGTTAATTCTCACAATGAATTACAATCACCCTTATACAGAGGAGGCACAAAAATTGGTTGTCGGCATTCCGGTGGTCCCGCAGGTCACTGGCGTGGTGTCCGAAGTTACAGATAAAATTAATACCCCAATCAAAAAAGGTGAGATCCTTTTTAAAATCGACCCTACCCGCTATAAAGCCAAGCTGGATAAACTTGAAGCGGATATCGTCACGGAAAAACATGACGTTATGGCGCTGGAAGAAAAACGCAACAGCGCACGTCTTCAGTTTGAGCAGGCGAAAGCTGAGCGTGATAAGTATTACAACAATTATCAGCGTTATCAGCAAGGAAGCCGGGCGAAGGTCAACCCGTTTACCGCCAATGATATTGATACGGCTCGTCAGGATTATCTGGCACAAAATGCCGCGATGGATGCCGCCAATGCTGAATTGAACAGTATTCAAAAAGAACTCGACAGCAGTATCAATGGTCAAAATTCGCAGATCGCCAGTTTACAGGCACAGATTGATGAGGCGCGATTTAATTATGAACAAACCATTGTTCGTGCCCCAAGCGACGGTTATATCAGCCAACTTTTGGTTCGTCCGGGAACGTATGCCTCGAGGTTGCCTTTTAAACCCGTGATGGTATTTATTCCCGCCCACAAGAATCAAATCGTGGCGGCTTTCCGCCAGAACTCTATTTTACGTCTGAACGTGGGCGACGATGCGGAGATTGTCTTCAATGGTTTGCCCGGACAGGTGATCGAAGGAAAAGTAGTAAACGTGGCACCGGTGATCCCAACTGGGGCTTATTACGCGCAGGGAACGTTACAGTCGTTGAATGTGGCGTCAGGGAGCAACAAAGTGCTCGTCAGTATAGATGTCGATGATAATCAGGCTGAACGGCAATTGCCTGATGGTGTGACTGCACAGGTTGCCGTCTATTCCGCGCACCATTTTGAAGCCTTGTCATTGTTACGAAAGATACTTTTACGCATGACCAGTTGGATGCACTACCTCTATCTGGATCACTAATTGTGTATCCGGGCGCAGAGATTGCGCCCGAATACGTTTTTTACGGCAATCAGGCAACTGCAGGCTCAGGCAATCTGAAAGTAGAAACCAGCAATGCTAACTGTTCGGCCTCTTCTTTAAGTACCTGGGTGCGAGCGGCAGCGTCATCGATTAACGATGCATTCTGCTGCACGGTGCTGTCCATTTCGGTTACCGCCAGTGTGACTTCAGAAACGCCTTTGCGCTGTTCTTCCCCTGCTACGCGAATTTCGCCCATCAACTGCCGAACCTGGCGCACATTGTTGACCAGTTCTTCCAGGCGTTCGCCGGCATTGTGAATTTGCTGACTGCTACTGCCAACATGAGACACCGACTCATCGATCAATGCTTTGATTTCCTGGGCGGCTGTCGCGCTACGCTGCGCCAGCGTGCGAACTTCTGATGCGACAACGGCAAATCCTCTGCCTGCATCGCCCGCGCGGGCTGCTTCAACGGCGGCATTCAGGGCCAGAATATTGGTCTGGAAGGCAATGCTGTCAATCACCGCGACGATTTCCACCATTCTGCCGGATGAGCCGCTAACGTTATCCATGGTGGAGATAACGCCTTGCATCACATCGCCGCAACGGTTGGCCGTTTTCGCGGTATTGTCAGATAGCTCATCCGCCAGCTGCGTGTTGCTCGCATTTTGATGAACGGTTGCATTTAACTGTTCCATCGCTGCCGAACTTTCTTCCAGTGCAGCAGCTTGCTGCGTAACCCGTGATGAGAGTTCCATATTGCTGTCTGCCAGGCTGACTGCGTTATTAGCGACCACCACGCTACTGCTTCTGACGGTGATCAGAATGGCTGCAATTTTATCAACAAACAGATTAAACGCCTCAGCGATAGCTGATATCTCATCTTTGCCGCGCACATCGAGACGACGGGTAAGATCGCCCTCGCCCTGGGCAATATCATCGAGTGCACGACGCGTATCGTCCAGACGTGAGATCAGTCGGCGAACCACCAGCCAGGAACCCACCAGCAGAACCGTCATAATCGGGATCAACACTTCCAGCACGTCCTGCATCATTACTTTGGCGAGACCAACAATGCGTGATTCCGGCGTGACCAGTCCCACAACCCATCCGGTGTCCGCCATCGGGAACAGCATCACCCGCGACGGTGCATTCAGCACGTTGTCATTTTCCAGCGTAATGCTCTTCACACCGTCTGCGACGCGAAGCGACTTCAGGCCATTCTCGACCGGAGCCAGCCATTGTGCGCTGCGGGACAGATCGCTAAATGTTTTATGATTATCGTTATCGGCCTGTGGGAAATACAGGATCTGCCCCTGCTTATCAACCACAAACGCATAGCCGCCGGTGCTATTGCCCTGCTGCTGCATAAAGGTGGCGACGTTATCCAGACGAATATCAGTGGTCGCCACCCCGGCGAATTTGCCCGAGAGCTGGTACGGGATACTGCAGGTCACCATATTAACGCCGGAACTGGCATCCTGATAAACATCAGACCACAGGCAGCTATTCTGCGACTGCCCTTTGGCATGCTGATACCAACTTTCGTTATGATAACCACTTGATCCATCAGCATTATAATCATTGGAAAACACCAGTTTTCCTTCGGCATTACGCGCCCAGAAAAAGCTCCGTTTCTCCACGCCGGCGCTAAACGCCCCCGGCTCAGGCCAGATCCCGCCGCCGGTAATAATCGAGTGGTTATCTTCACCAATCAGATGCGGCACTACGCTTTGATACAGGGATTCATCGTTAGGCAGCACCTCGGCCAGTCGTGACAAACTGACAGTTTCGCCTTCAATGCGCGATAACACGGTACTCAGTTGGCGGGTTAAACCTTGCCCTGTCTCTTCTATCAGGGCGGTATTGATCTCAACGACGCGCGGCTGACCGCGCCAAAGCATAATGGCAACAATTACCAGGGTGGTAACTGCAAGCAACAGAATGCCGCCAATGGTTAAACGTGTAGAAATACGAGTAGGATACCAGGCCATACAAACTCCTTCTGCAAAAGGCTAACTTTTATGCAGTATCGGCACCGGAGTTTATATCTTTATAAGGTTTTCTTAAGTATTACAAAACAAATAAGTGACATTGTCACATATAGCAAAACCCAGCACTTTGACTGGGTTTTAATAAGCCTTTAATCTTATTTGGATAATTCTTTTTTGATCTCAGCTTTTATTTTGCTTAATTCGCTCTGCGGATGTTTTTTGCAAAGTTCAACGGTCAATGGAACCGCAGTCGTGATCGTTTCGTTATAGTCTACGAAGTCACCACCTTTGAAGTCTTCATCTTCGTTCAGCACCCAGAAGGCAACTGGAGCCATAGTTTGCGGGTTCAAATCAATAAATTCCTGGCAGCTCATGCCTTTCGGAGTCACTTCAGTTTTAGTTGTTTCTGTTGCTGCACTGACGCTGACACTGGTTAACAGCGCGGCAACCAGAATACCTGCTGTAGAAAGGGAGAATTTATTCATCGTAGTACTCCATTTATAATATAGATAATATCTACACTTGCGCTTTAAACCGTTAATGTAGTTCGAGAAAAATAATACCCCTACCGTCAAAATAATAAAGATTGTGGTTGTTGATATGGCTGAAACTTATATTTAAGGTGACCAATTCTGATGTGAGAGTGGAAATCTCCCCCACAATGTGATCGTTCCGACGAATTCAGCAGATTCATACCCCACTTCCCCTGCCGTTGCACCAAATCTGAACTACGCTGCACAAATGTTGATCATTGGTTAATTAAATAACTCATTTTTTAACAAGTGCCCCCAGTAAACCGGAGGCGCAGACATGGCACGCGTCCTGCATTGTTAATCCAGTAACAGCGAAACGGTATCTGACAGACAACTAACAGCGAGACGGTAATGACATCAAAACCTGAATTATTCGCCCGCGTAGAACACACTTTCAGCCAGCTAACGCCCAGTGAAAAGCGCGTTGCCGGTTGGTTGTTAGCACACGCTGCACAGATCCCATTCGAAACTGCCGACGGTATTGCCAAGGCGACAGGAACCAGTGGTATTACCGTTGGACGCTACCTGCGCAAACTGGGTTTTCGCAATCTTGAAGACGCTAAAGCTAGCCTGCGTGAACTGCCCGCAATTCCCTATCAGCCCTGGGGAATGAATGAACGGCTCGATTTCTGGCACCAGCAGCAAAGCCTGCCGGACCGGGCACAGCAGTCGCTACTGCTGGAAATTGACGCCATTACCCATGTTTATCAGCTGGCGCAAAGCGAGACATTTCTGCGCATTGCGCGGCAGCTGGCGCACGCGGAGGCCGTGTATATCCTCGGTATTCAGTCGACCCGTGGGATCGCCAACGCCTTTTTCAGCCATCTGGAATACCTGCGGCCAAAAGTCAGTTACTCCGAAGGCCTTTCCGGTAGCTGGGTTGAGTCGCTTAATTCAGGATTTAACCAGCCTTATGTAGTGATAACCGATACGCGCGCCTACTCCGCGACGTCACGACAATATTGCCGGGTCGCCAGCGAACGCCACATCCCGCTTGCGCTGATAACCGACGTCTGGTGTCCCTGGGCCAGAGACTACGCCATCGATTTACTCCAGGTGAAAACTGACACCGGACATTTCTGGGACTCGCTCGCTCCCATCAGCTGTCTGTTCAACTTATTACTCTCCGCGGTGGTGGCGCAATTGGGCGACGCCCTCGCCGGACGTCTGCAAACCAATCGCCAACTCCAACAACAGTTTGGTCAATTCGAACAATAAACAGGAAACGTGCTATGCCAGAGACTTCTGTACTGGTCGACCTGTCGGTGATCTTTCCGTCACTGCATATCGATCTCAAATACGCCACTAGCGATAACATTACCGGCGCACCTGTCTACCGGGAAGCGCGCTGCCTGTTACACACCGATGCGGTCACTGGACTGGCCAAAAGCATCAGCATTGCGCACCTGGCGGGCCTGAACCTGGTGGTATACGACGCGTATCGCCCACAGCAGGCGCAGGCGATGCTGTGGAATGCCTGTCCCGACCCACAGTACGTTGTGGACGTGGCGATTGGCTCCAATCACAGTCGGGGCACAGCCATTGACGTCACGCTGATGGATGAACGTGGCAATGTCCTCGATATGGGCGCCGATTTTGATGAAATGCACGATCGTTCCCACGCCTGGCACCCTTCGGTTCCGCCGCAAGCGCAGCGTAATCGACTGTTGCTAAACGCCATTATGTCAGGTGGCGGTTTTGTCGGGATCAGCAGCGAATGGTGGCATTTTGAATTACCTGACGCTGCCCGCTATCCCCTGCTTGAAGACTGTATTGCGTGCTTCCCTGCACCACAAATAACAACATCACACCCCTTTTAATTCTGGAGCCTGGTTATGAAGACAACACATGCCTTAACATCGCTGTTTCGTCCCGCTCTGATAGCGCTCGCATTAGCGGCGGCCCTGCCCGCCGCGCAGGCTGCAGTGCCCAAGGATATGCTGGTGATTGGTAAAGCCGCCGATCCGCAAACGCTCGACCCTGCCGTCACAATTGATAACAACGACTGGACGGTGACCTATCCGTCTTACCAACGTTTGGTGCAGTACAAAACCGAAGGCGATAAAGGTTCTACGGAAGTAGAAGGTGATTTAGCCAGCGGCTGGAAAGCGTCTGACGATCAGAAAGAATGGACCTTCACCCTGAAAAACGATGCCAAATTTGCCGACGGTACGCCGGTGACGGCAGAGGCGGTGAAGCAATCTTTTGAACGTTTACTCAAAATTGGTCAGGGACCTGCCGAAGCGTTCCCGAAAGATCTGAAGGTTGAGGCCATTGATGCCAGTACGGTGAAGTTTACCCTCAGCCAGCCGTTCGCACCGTTCCTGTACACGCTGGCGAATGACGGGGCTTCGATAATCAACCCGCTCATCTTAAAAGAACATGCCGCTGACGATGCGCGTGGTTTCCTTGCACAGAATACGGCGGGCTCGGGTCCCTTCATGTTGAAAAGCTGGCAAAAAGGACAGCAGTTGGTTCTGGTGCCTAACCCGCACTGGGCGGGGCCAAAGCCAGTATTTAAGCGCGTATCGGTGAAAATCATCGGTGAAAGTGCCTCCCGCCGTCTGCAACTGTCGCGCGGCGATATCGACATCGCCGATGCGCTGCCTGTCGATCAGCTTGCCGCCTTAAAACAGGAAGGCAAAGTCAACGTCGCGGATTACCCGTCGCTGCGCGTGACCTACCTGTACCTGAACAACAGCAAAGCGCCGCTCAACCAGGTGGATTTACGCCGCGCCGTTTCGTGGTCAACCGATTATAAGGGGATGGTGAACGGGATCCTCAGCGGCAACGGTAAACAAATGCGCGGCCCGATCCCCGAAGGCATGTGGGGCTTTGATGAAAAAGCAATGCAGTACAGTTTTGATGAAGCGAAAGCCAAAGCTGAGTGGGACAAAGTCGCGACCAAGCCTGACAGCCTGAGCTTCCTGTACTCGGATAATGATCCAAACTGGGAGCCGATTGCCCTCGCCACCCAGGCCAGCCTTGGCAAGCTGGGGATCAAGGTGAAACTGGAGAAACTGGCGAACGCCACCATGCGTGACCGCGTCGGTAAAGGCGATTATGACATCGCCATTGGCAACTGGAGCCCGGACTTTGCCGACCCGTACATGTTTATGAACTACTGGTTTGAGTCCGATAAGAAAGGCTTACCGGGTAACCGTTCATTCTATGAAAACGGCGAGGTCGATAAGCTGCTGCGCAGTGCGTTGTCAACTACCGACCAGGTTGCCAGGACCAATGATTACCAGCAGGCACAAACTATCGTGATTGATGAAGCGGCCTACGTTTATTTATTCCAGAAAAACTATCAGCTGGCGATGAACAAAGACGTCAAAGGATTTGTATTCAATCCGATGCTGGAACAGGTCTTCAATATCGCCACCATGAGTAAATAATCTCACCACGTTTATGCGGAGCCGCATTGGCTCCGCAAGGGGAAGCCAATGACTTTCTGGAGCATTTTACGCCAGCGCTGCTGGGGACTTATCCTGGTGGTAGCCGGTGTTTGCGTGATCACCTTTATTATTTCGCACCTGATCCCGGGCGACCCCGCGCGGCTGCTGGCGGGCGATCGCGCCAGCGAT
It encodes:
- the ddpX gene encoding D-alanyl-D-alanine dipeptidase → MPETSVLVDLSVIFPSLHIDLKYATSDNITGAPVYREARCLLHTDAVTGLAKSISIAHLAGLNLVVYDAYRPQQAQAMLWNACPDPQYVVDVAIGSNHSRGTAIDVTLMDERGNVLDMGADFDEMHDRSHAWHPSVPPQAQRNRLLLNAIMSGGGFVGISSEWWHFELPDAARYPLLEDCIACFPAPQITTSHPF
- a CDS encoding methyl-accepting chemotaxis protein, which encodes MAWYPTRISTRLTIGGILLLAVTTLVIVAIMLWRGQPRVVEINTALIEETGQGLTRQLSTVLSRIEGETVSLSRLAEVLPNDESLYQSVVPHLIGEDNHSIITGGGIWPEPGAFSAGVEKRSFFWARNAEGKLVFSNDYNADGSSGYHNESWYQHAKGQSQNSCLWSDVYQDASSGVNMVTCSIPYQLSGKFAGVATTDIRLDNVATFMQQQGNSTGGYAFVVDKQGQILYFPQADNDNHKTFSDLSRSAQWLAPVENGLKSLRVADGVKSITLENDNVLNAPSRVMLFPMADTGWVVGLVTPESRIVGLAKVMMQDVLEVLIPIMTVLLVGSWLVVRRLISRLDDTRRALDDIAQGEGDLTRRLDVRGKDEISAIAEAFNLFVDKIAAILITVRSSSVVVANNAVSLADSNMELSSRVTQQAAALEESSAAMEQLNATVHQNASNTQLADELSDNTAKTANRCGDVMQGVISTMDNVSGSSGRMVEIVAVIDSIAFQTNILALNAAVEAARAGDAGRGFAVVASEVRTLAQRSATAAQEIKALIDESVSHVGSSSQQIHNAGERLEELVNNVRQVRQLMGEIRVAGEEQRKGVSEVTLAVTEMDSTVQQNASLIDDAAARTQVLKEEAEQLALLVSTFRLPEPAVA
- a CDS encoding MurR/RpiR family transcriptional regulator, producing MTSKPELFARVEHTFSQLTPSEKRVAGWLLAHAAQIPFETADGIAKATGTSGITVGRYLRKLGFRNLEDAKASLRELPAIPYQPWGMNERLDFWHQQQSLPDRAQQSLLLEIDAITHVYQLAQSETFLRIARQLAHAEAVYILGIQSTRGIANAFFSHLEYLRPKVSYSEGLSGSWVESLNSGFNQPYVVITDTRAYSATSRQYCRVASERHIPLALITDVWCPWARDYAIDLLQVKTDTGHFWDSLAPISCLFNLLLSAVVAQLGDALAGRLQTNRQLQQQFGQFEQ
- a CDS encoding DUF3302 domain-containing protein, with protein sequence MLLNYIALAMLVFVFLIIFYGVLILHDIPYEIARKRNHPHLDAIHVAGWVSLFTLHAIWPFLWIWATLYSDKNGWHGHSPRNDTEVLTARIASLEKTLEQMAPCDVQESKVN
- a CDS encoding ABC transporter substrate-binding protein, with the protein product MKTTHALTSLFRPALIALALAAALPAAQAAVPKDMLVIGKAADPQTLDPAVTIDNNDWTVTYPSYQRLVQYKTEGDKGSTEVEGDLASGWKASDDQKEWTFTLKNDAKFADGTPVTAEAVKQSFERLLKIGQGPAEAFPKDLKVEAIDASTVKFTLSQPFAPFLYTLANDGASIINPLILKEHAADDARGFLAQNTAGSGPFMLKSWQKGQQLVLVPNPHWAGPKPVFKRVSVKIIGESASRRLQLSRGDIDIADALPVDQLAALKQEGKVNVADYPSLRVTYLYLNNSKAPLNQVDLRRAVSWSTDYKGMVNGILSGNGKQMRGPIPEGMWGFDEKAMQYSFDEAKAKAEWDKVATKPDSLSFLYSDNDPNWEPIALATQASLGKLGIKVKLEKLANATMRDRVGKGDYDIAIGNWSPDFADPYMFMNYWFESDKKGLPGNRSFYENGEVDKLLRSALSTTDQVARTNDYQQAQTIVIDEAAYVYLFQKNYQLAMNKDVKGFVFNPMLEQVFNIATMSK
- a CDS encoding HlyD family secretion protein gives rise to the protein METLLILTYAAIVYVIFKIFKVPLNKWTVPSAVLGGIVMLGALILTMNYNHPYTEEAQKLVVGIPVVPQVTGVVSEVTDKINTPIKKGEILFKIDPTRYKAKLDKLEADIVTEKHDVMALEEKRNSARLQFEQAKAERDKYYNNYQRYQQGSRAKVNPFTANDIDTARQDYLAQNAAMDAANAELNSIQKELDSSINGQNSQIASLQAQIDEARFNYEQTIVRAPSDGYISQLLVRPGTYASRLPFKPVMVFIPAHKNQIVAAFRQNSILRLNVGDDAEIVFNGLPGQVIEGKVVNVAPVIPTGAYYAQGTLQSLNVASGSNKVLVSIDVDDNQAERQLPDGVTAQVAVYSAHHFEALSLLRKILLRMTSWMHYLYLDH
- the hdeB gene encoding acid-activated periplasmic chaperone HdeB, with translation MNKFSLSTAGILVAALLTSVSVSAATETTKTEVTPKGMSCQEFIDLNPQTMAPVAFWVLNEDEDFKGGDFVDYNETITTAVPLTVELCKKHPQSELSKIKAEIKKELSK